From the Pelorhabdus rhamnosifermentans genome, the window TTGCGCGGTCTCATGGGATATGGCGCGGATAAACGAATTCATACAGCGAGTATTGTGGACTTATCAAGTGACTTGCCGATACTTGTTGAAATTATTGATAGCGAGGAGTATATTGCCAAGCTTTTACCTTATCTAGATGAAATGTTAGAAAAAGGTTTGGTAACAATTGACGACGTTGAAGTCATTAAATATGGAACGGAGCCGCCTGTGCGGGAGTGATTTTATTTGCTCAAAATGAGGTGCTAAAATATGTTGAAAATAGTGTTAGTAGCAATTGGAGGAAGTGTTGGTGCAATCACACGATATCTTGTTTCGAATTGGGCTGCTGAGCGATTTGGAGCTGGATTTCCCTACGGAACGCTGATTGTAAATGTTATAGGCTGTTTTATTATTGGTGCATTTAT encodes:
- a CDS encoding DUF190 domain-containing protein is translated as MPKISSQAKRLRIYIGEGDRWKRQSLFHAIVAKAKELDLAGATVLRGLMGYGADKRIHTASIVDLSSDLPILVEIIDSEEYIAKLLPYLDEMLEKGLVTIDDVEVIKYGTEPPVRE